From one Magnolia sinica isolate HGM2019 chromosome 18, MsV1, whole genome shotgun sequence genomic stretch:
- the LOC131233686 gene encoding uncharacterized protein LOC131233686, with protein sequence MGFGDKWRAWMGECVGSAHFSILLNGSPKGFFKSSRGLRQGDPLSPFLFLIVGEALSRILLKGQEEGIFSRIKIKGMPSLISHIQYADDTLIFFDASIEKVDNLQTTIRCFQVVSGLKVNLTKSKIFGINMERDEVESLAQLFGCAAASLPSSFVGLPLSIEKPFKSIWDKVILRFQLYLEVLSAVGFVLGNGAKIWFWDDIWIGDKPLKITFPNMYLLASSKDSYVADRYAVIAGKIVWNVQCKRGLQDWEIPEFAGLLERIYAAAPSPPSEDNIYWRPDQSSSFSVRSLYNQLHLQQPTPKANLSFLWKYPASPKVLAFESVDHLLLHCSFIQPIWANFLLRFNLDRCFPSEVNHLLQAWHGVKLGKLKTIIWRMAIFAVWWFFWGERNNGCFRNSSNLAGVVASKAKRFMIEWATNVKGLFGCDFFFLGV encoded by the exons ATGGGGTTTGGAGATAAATGGAGAGCCTGGATGGGAGAATGTGTTGGCTCGGCCCACTTCTCCATTCTTCTTAATGGTTCCCCAAAGGGGTTTTTCAAAAGCTCGAGAGGTTTGAGGCAGGGAGACCCCCTCTCCCCCTTCTTATTTCTTATCGTGGGGGAGGCTCTGTCTAGAATTCTCCTTAAAGGTCAAGAGGAAGGCATCTTCAGCAGGATCAAAATCAAAGGCATGCCAAGTCTGATTTCTCACATTCAGTATGCAGATGACACCCTAATCTTCTTTGATGCTTCGATCGAAAAGGTGGACAATCTTCAAACCACTATCCGATGCTTCCAAGTGGTTTCTGGTCTAAAGGTGAACTTGACGAAATCAAAAATTTTCGGGATCAATATGGAAAGAGATGAGGTTGAATCGCTGGCCCAACTCTTTGGATGTGCCGCTGCTTCTCTTCCGTCTTCATTTGTGGGTCTTCCGTTAAGCATCGAAAAACCTTTCAAATCTATTTGGGACAAAGTTATCCTCCGATTTCAGTTGTATCTG GAGGTCCTCTCAGCTGTTGGATTTGTGCTCGGGAATGGTGCCAAAATCTGGTTTTGGGACGACATTTGGATTGGGGATAAGCCGCTAAAGATTACATTCCCTAACATGTACCTTCTAGCCTCTTCTAAAGACTCTTACGTTGCGGATCGTTATGCAGTTATTGCCGGAAAAATTGTCTGGAATGTGCAATGCAAAAGGGGCCTCCAAGATTGGGAGATTCCAGAATTTGCAGGCCTTTTGGAGAGGATATATGCAGCGGCCCCTTCCCCTCCGTCTGAGGACAACATTTATTGGAGACCAGATCAATCCTCCTCCTTTTCTGTTCGATCCCTCTATAACCAGTTGCACTTGCAGCAGCCCACCCCCAAGGcaaatctttcttttctttggaaATACCCAGCTTCCCCAAAAGTTCTCGCTTTCG AGTCTGTTGATCACTTGCTTCTGCACTGCTCTTTCATTCAGCCCATATGGGCTAACTTTCTGCTTCGGTTCAACTTAGACAGGTGTTTTCCGAGCGAGGTGAACCACCTCCTTCAGGCATGGCATGGGGTGAAATTAGGAAAATTGAAAACAATTATCTGGAGAATGGCCATTTTCGCCGTTTGGTGGTTCTTTTGGGGAGAAAGGAACAATGGATGCTTCAGGAATTCCTCCAATCTTGCTGGGGTGGTTGCGTCTAAGGCTAAACGTTTCATGATCGAGTGGGCTACAAATGTTAAGGGTCTTTTTGGCTGTGATTTTTTCTTCTTAGGAGTGTAG